The following coding sequences lie in one Pontibacter sp. G13 genomic window:
- a CDS encoding PQQ-dependent sugar dehydrogenase — translation MHLWKISLYCMVLLLGTAHLNAQGVFVDELFMGGWNRPVTIQFDATGRMYVVEKAGRIWIVERNGRKRSQPLIDISEEVGSWRDFGLLGLALDPDFRNNGYIYLMYVVDRHHLTKFGTGAYNSRADEYYDATIGRITRYKANKNDNFNSVDLSSRKVLVGETISTGFPILGETHGIGTILFGSDGTLLASCGDGATATYEEGGSQAGSYITQALSDGILPKSHDVGSFRSQVLSSLNGKVIRIDPNTGDGIPSNPYYNRNKPRSAQSRTWAMGLRNPYRMTLKPGTGSTNPGQGNPGVLFLGDVGWGRWEEMNIVDEPGLNFGWPIYEGASPLNAAQGTVFNREARTTGECDQRYYSFQQLLADPQNGRPTWPDPCNPGQQIDGNKYYLFEHALPAFDWGHTPNGHARVRDGNRMIRMSSGGSIAGPDWMGNCSIGGVWYSKNDFPPQYRNVYFHADYATGWINSFNFNERNEPTRVRNLFENLGSIVFLGEDSHHEGFFYINYTDEIRRIRYASNGNEPPIAKAAADTLYTPDSELLVKFTGRESSDPDGDDITYFWDFGDGGTSTKRNPQHVFSAPAGIDTAFHVVLTVEDIWGEKGKDQLTIWVNNGPPEIRWTSLDNVHTYIPRKETVIQLNAKVRDDQPRDELTFSWQTVLFHNQHNHPEEPVFDNPTTARILGEGCGFETFWYNFRLTVTDPQGFSAYKEFNVYPDCKPDLTEDTLIYTGNQTRRMPILDNDQSEDGLDFETFALLEKPRHGIATFDVETGELSYLPKGQVGLDDSLTYTIQDLGGDSAQAPGVVYFKWLGAPTISITSPNEGAFLDQKGIEPKSLLGGDTTLVASVQYQIDGGPVQIAAPGESIQLAQVTEGARTLTATLLDESGDPLPYPSATATVNLEARPFGERMKIRWGKLLQVGAEWQTIQLDTQYQEMVVIASEEMVSSHAERHSVLVEPTGQQTFRVKVSEGPSDVKVNLHYVVVEAGSYTFERDGVDLQAGTISAADVADWQISTSGFHAPQLFAQMLGRQTGVFWKKSNPTSAVWGLETDLATQDRIKSQVGYMLIDAGDFQLLGNRQHVTALQYAASPDPVWRSELIHAAQSQAVILGVSDLAGYHPQWAGSPNLAGSDVQLTSTHDYAGNQTSPSHEVPAWAIIGAREKLNQGLGTITDLQGEWSEQSWVDLTWSWSGEDDASPFLIERSIDGQNFKQVGMQLPTQGKQSGAFEWEDHQTVAGDIYYRISRINPSGNQIQSEVARVNVQQADQVSVYPNPAPASEGISVEWMDAIGTSVEVQLFNVMGQEVIRKQYDQSQERMTHLIETSNLESGTYTVIVNGAGRQIVRMVVLMKK, via the coding sequence GTCGAAAAAGATCTCAGCCACTTATCGATATTTCAGAGGAAGTCGGCAGTTGGCGAGACTTTGGGCTCTTGGGGCTTGCGCTCGACCCGGATTTTCGGAACAATGGCTATATCTACCTCATGTATGTGGTGGATAGGCATCATTTGACCAAGTTTGGAACAGGAGCCTACAATTCGCGGGCAGACGAATACTACGATGCCACCATTGGTCGAATCACCCGATACAAAGCCAATAAAAACGATAATTTCAATTCCGTAGATCTGTCCAGTAGGAAGGTGCTCGTGGGGGAAACCATCAGTACCGGATTTCCTATTTTGGGTGAAACCCACGGAATTGGAACCATCTTGTTCGGTAGCGACGGGACCCTGCTCGCTTCCTGTGGAGATGGTGCTACCGCCACCTACGAGGAGGGAGGTTCTCAGGCAGGGTCATACATCACCCAGGCACTATCAGATGGGATCTTGCCCAAAAGCCATGATGTAGGTTCATTCCGGTCTCAAGTCTTGAGTTCCCTAAACGGGAAGGTTATACGGATTGACCCAAACACTGGAGATGGTATACCCAGTAATCCCTACTATAACAGAAATAAACCCCGATCGGCTCAATCTCGCACTTGGGCTATGGGACTTCGGAATCCGTATCGGATGACGCTCAAGCCGGGGACGGGTAGCACTAACCCCGGACAAGGGAATCCCGGTGTCCTCTTCTTGGGGGATGTCGGCTGGGGCAGGTGGGAGGAAATGAACATCGTAGACGAGCCCGGGCTGAATTTTGGCTGGCCGATCTATGAGGGCGCTTCTCCACTCAATGCTGCGCAAGGCACTGTTTTCAATCGCGAGGCTCGGACCACGGGGGAATGCGACCAACGCTATTATTCCTTCCAACAGCTTTTGGCAGATCCTCAAAATGGAAGGCCCACTTGGCCAGATCCTTGTAACCCCGGACAGCAGATTGATGGGAATAAGTACTATCTGTTTGAGCATGCCTTGCCGGCATTCGATTGGGGGCATACCCCTAATGGACACGCTCGGGTTCGCGATGGAAATAGAATGATCAGAATGTCCTCAGGTGGCTCGATTGCTGGGCCGGATTGGATGGGGAATTGTTCCATCGGAGGCGTTTGGTACAGCAAAAATGATTTTCCACCGCAATACAGGAACGTCTACTTTCATGCCGATTACGCCACAGGATGGATCAATTCATTCAATTTCAACGAACGAAATGAGCCTACACGAGTGCGTAATCTCTTCGAAAACCTAGGGTCAATCGTGTTTCTCGGCGAGGATAGCCATCACGAAGGATTCTTTTACATCAATTACACCGATGAAATTCGAAGAATACGATATGCCTCCAACGGAAATGAGCCGCCTATTGCCAAGGCTGCCGCAGATACCCTTTACACTCCAGATAGCGAATTGCTTGTCAAGTTCACTGGGCGCGAATCCTCTGATCCAGATGGGGACGACATTACCTACTTCTGGGACTTTGGAGATGGGGGGACCTCAACCAAACGGAACCCTCAACACGTCTTCTCTGCACCTGCAGGGATAGATACCGCTTTTCATGTTGTCCTGACAGTGGAGGATATTTGGGGGGAAAAAGGGAAAGATCAGTTGACGATCTGGGTAAATAATGGCCCTCCGGAGATCCGTTGGACCTCGCTGGATAATGTGCATACCTATATCCCGAGAAAAGAAACCGTCATTCAGCTCAACGCCAAGGTTCGAGATGATCAGCCACGGGATGAGTTAACCTTCAGTTGGCAGACAGTTCTGTTTCACAATCAGCACAATCACCCTGAGGAGCCCGTTTTTGACAATCCCACGACCGCAAGGATTCTGGGAGAAGGTTGTGGATTCGAGACCTTTTGGTACAATTTCAGGCTCACGGTTACCGATCCGCAAGGGTTTTCTGCCTACAAGGAATTCAATGTCTATCCTGATTGTAAGCCTGATTTGACGGAGGATACCCTGATTTACACAGGCAATCAAACCCGCCGGATGCCTATCCTCGACAATGACCAATCAGAGGATGGACTAGATTTCGAGACTTTTGCCCTATTGGAAAAGCCCAGACACGGGATTGCGACTTTTGATGTTGAAACAGGGGAGCTTAGCTACCTTCCAAAGGGGCAGGTAGGGCTTGATGATTCGCTGACTTACACCATTCAAGATTTGGGAGGGGATTCTGCCCAAGCACCCGGTGTCGTTTATTTCAAATGGTTGGGAGCTCCCACAATTTCCATTACCTCACCCAATGAAGGCGCGTTTTTGGATCAAAAGGGAATTGAGCCAAAATCCTTGTTGGGGGGCGACACTACCTTGGTGGCTTCGGTTCAGTATCAAATAGATGGTGGTCCGGTCCAAATTGCCGCTCCCGGAGAATCCATTCAGCTTGCTCAGGTGACAGAAGGCGCGCGAACGCTCACTGCGACGCTTCTGGATGAATCTGGTGATCCCTTGCCATACCCTTCTGCTACTGCAACCGTGAACTTGGAAGCTCGGCCTTTCGGCGAACGAATGAAGATCCGATGGGGGAAACTCCTCCAAGTTGGAGCTGAATGGCAGACCATTCAGCTCGATACCCAGTACCAGGAAATGGTGGTGATCGCTTCGGAGGAAATGGTAAGCTCACATGCGGAAAGGCATTCTGTTCTGGTAGAACCTACCGGACAACAGACATTCCGCGTGAAAGTGTCAGAAGGTCCATCAGACGTCAAGGTCAACCTTCACTATGTAGTTGTAGAGGCAGGTTCCTACACATTCGAGCGAGACGGGGTCGATTTGCAGGCGGGGACGATTTCTGCTGCGGATGTGGCTGACTGGCAGATTTCGACGTCGGGTTTTCATGCGCCGCAACTGTTTGCTCAAATGCTTGGACGACAGACTGGTGTATTCTGGAAGAAGTCTAATCCAACCTCGGCGGTTTGGGGATTGGAAACGGATTTGGCGACCCAAGATCGTATCAAAAGCCAAGTAGGCTATATGTTGATAGATGCAGGTGATTTCCAGCTTTTGGGCAATCGCCAGCATGTGACTGCCCTTCAATATGCCGCCTCTCCCGATCCAGTTTGGCGATCTGAACTGATCCATGCGGCACAATCTCAGGCTGTGATTTTGGGGGTTTCGGATCTTGCTGGGTACCATCCTCAGTGGGCTGGGAGTCCAAATCTAGCGGGTTCCGATGTGCAGCTGACTTCTACGCACGATTATGCTGGAAACCAGACTTCTCCATCTCACGAAGTGCCTGCATGGGCCATCATCGGCGCACGCGAAAAATTGAATCAAGGATTGGGGACCATCACCGATCTTCAGGGAGAATGGAGCGAACAATCATGGGTGGATCTCACTTGGAGTTGGTCAGGAGAGGACGATGCTTCGCCATTTCTGATTGAGCGTTCCATTGATGGGCAGAATTTCAAGCAGGTGGGTATGCAACTTCCGACTCAAGGAAAGCAATCAGGAGCCTTCGAGTGGGAGGATCATCAGACTGTAGCAGGAGATATTTACTATCGAATTTCTCGGATCAATCCTTCAGGAAACCAGATCCAGAGTGAGGTAGCTAGAGTGAATGTCCAGCAGGCCGATCAGGTATCTGTGTATCCCAATCCAGCACCTGCAAGTGAAGGTATTTCCGTAGAATGGATGGATGCCATCGGTACTTCGGTAGAGGTGCAGCTTTTCAACGTGATGGGACAAGAGGTGATCCGCAAGCAGTATGACCAGTCCCAAGAACGAATGACCCATCTGATTGAGACCTCAAATCTGGAGTCAGGAACTTATACGGTGATCGTCAATGGTGCAGGACGGCAAATAGTACGAATGGTGGTATTGATGAAAAAGTAG